The Deltaproteobacteria bacterium genome contains the following window.
AGGCCCACTGCACCAATTGCGGTCTCTGTCAGCAAAGATGTCCCCTGCTCACCCCTGTGCTCAAAGAGGAGGCAGCGCTTGCCAATGCCAGCGAGGTGTCAGGAGTACAGGGCGGTGAGCCGCTTATAATCAGCGGCCTGCAGAGTGCGGCTCTAGTGGACTGGTTGGCAAAAAGCAGCGACGATCCCAGTGCCAATCCACTCGTTCAGATGGAAAAGGCGGCGGATATCATCTGGCAGCCCCCTGGAAAAGCTGCAGTGCGGCTGCAGCAATACTCCTGCCAGGCGAGTGAAACCTCCCTCTTTCCCAGACCTCTTCTGATCACCTCGTTCAGCGCCAATGGGTCGTCTTCTTCCAGGACAATACTTCGGCTCCATGCTCGTGCCGTTGTCTTTCTAACCACAGAAACCGGTGCCATGGAGGCCGAAATGGCCCTGGCTGCACTCAAAAGCGGCGCCCGAGTATGGGGAGTTGTAGACCCCGCCCGCAGAGCCGCCGTAGTGGCCGGCAACATTGCCCTGCAGCAGCTCCAGGCAAACGATCACGTTCATGAAGAAGATTCCCTGGAGGATCTGGTCAGTGCCAATGAGGTGGATGTGGTGCTGACCCCTTTCCTCGAAAGGATCAGCAAGAAGGTGCACACAAAGATGCTCGAAAGAGACGGCTCCACAGCAAGGATCATGGCGCCGCAGATTTTCCAGGCCTTCACCCTGGCAAACGATCCCTTGCTCGACGAGCTGCGGCAGGAGCTCCTGGACATTTTCAGTCGCCATCCCGAAGCCCTGGAAGCAGAGGCCCGGCTTGCTCGTTCTTATCTCCAGGACATCGAAGGAAGCTCAGCCCACATTCACGCCCGTTATCGTTCCATGGCCATGGCTTCAGGACACTCGGCCTGTCCCACCTGTGCTGAACTGCAGGTGCTGGCCGTACCTCTCTACATGGCGATCCTTTTCTCTCTGGCCAGAGGAGAGGTGCCAGAGGTGACCTTTACCTGTGAAACCGGCTGTATGAGCGAAACCCTGAACAAGGTCAAGGAAGTTGCCCAGAAGGTCAGAGGTGGACGAACCGTATTTGGCGGCGGCTTTGCCTTTGGCGAGGCAGTGGCTATGGCAGAAGAATTCGGGGTGAAAAGTGGACATTTGCCCAAACAGCGTCGCTATGTGGTGAGTCAGAGCGGCGACGGCGGCTCGGTCATCGGCCTGCCTGCCTGGCTCAATGCCCTGCGCCAGAAAGCTTTTCTGGTACCTCAGCGGCATGCCAATGTGCTGCACTTTATCAACATTACTGACACCCAGGTGTATTCCAATACGGGCGGGGAGTCCTCAGCCTCTTCAATGCTGGGCATGGGTACACTCACAACTCCAATTGGCCAGTTTCTCCTGGGCAACCAGCGCATCCAATGGAATCTCATCAACCTGGCCGCTGAGTTCCCCGGGATTCTTGTGGGAACAGGCCATTCAGCCGACAAGACTGACATGCAGAAGTTCTGGCACCAGGCTGACCTCATGGGGCGCTCGGCCATTCGCTGGGACGTCACACCCTGCCCTGAAACAGGCAAGTTTTTTGGTGAAGACCCCGATCGCCTCGCCATGATCATGGCTCATGCTGGCATGCTGCCCCAGGTGCTATTCGTGGGAAGGCTGCGCAAGAGAACAGCACCCATCAACCCGGAAGACCGCTTCAAACCCTGGATGCAGTGGCGGAACAAGCCGCGGCCCATACTCTCCTGGCTGCAGCACGACCGCCGCTACTCTGCCCTGTTCCACCGCGATCCTCACAGTGGAGAGCTGCAGCCGCGAAACGCCGCGGTTTCTCTGGTGGTAGCCCTGCTGGAGCGCTATCGAGACCAGCTCAATCTGGAGATCGATCTGGAAAGCAGACTGGTGCGCCAGGCCGAAGACCAGGTGGAAACCTTCTTTCAGCACCTGCAGCAGCAGTGGCAGCGAAACCAGCATGACCTCGATCTTTTTCCCTATCGTTTTCTCTTTGATGCGACTGGAGAATTGAAGCCTGAATACAGAGCAAGCCTCAAACATGAAATGACAGAGTTTATTCTCAATGGGGAGGCGCTAAGGCAATACCAGGATGCCAGGGCAGCTGCTGCACCAAAACAGAGCCGTCTCCTCCAGGAGCTCCACGAGCACCTGCAGCGTATTGAACCGCTGCTCCACACCCAGGAGGAACTGCCCCCGGAAGAAAAACAGGTGCTGGAAAAAATCGCCACTCTAGCGGAGGATCTGCAAGAATGCGGTCAGGAAAGCCTGGCCCGCATAGAAGCTGCACTCCAGCAAACTGGTGATGCGGCGGCAGCCACAGCCGAGGCAGCGGCGAGTGCGCCAGCGAACAACGGCCTCTACCGTGTACTGGACCGACTCCTTGAAGACAGGGCCCTGGCAAAACAGGCTGAAATTCTACAAGCAGCACAAGCAGCGAGACTGCGCCACAGTTTTCTGGAAAAAGGCGGCCTCATTCAGGCCACCTCATCGGCTGGAGATTCCCTGGAGCGGGCAAAACTTCGCGGCGTTATTCGAGAACTTGGCCCTTTTGCCATTGCCGTTGCCAGTCTGGCAGGAGAGCGGGGCATCGCCATAAACCGCATCTTCTCCAACCTGTTTACCGCCAAGGGCGCCTGGGCAGGCATGGCCTGGCAGTTTGGCTCCTCCAAGCGAGGCACTCCGGTGCTCTCCGCCACATTCGTCAGTGCCGAACCCATTGAACGCAAGGACGCCATGTACAGCTTTCCTTATTTCATCCTGACAGTAACCAATTATGGCGATCTCAAGTCCAATCCGGAGCTCTTCTTCGACAATCTCGACCCGGAGGGCTACCTCATAATCAACAGCCGCAAGGCCCCACAAGACATCAGAGAAGAATTACTGCACAGCTATGATGCAGACTTGCAGCAGCTGGTAGCCCAGATTGCTGAAAGTCCCGCCCCGCGGGCGGAGTTGGCAGAGTGGACGAGTCAAACCCTGTATCAGATGAGCTACCACAGTCTGCCGTCTGAACAACAGAGACAGGTGCGCAAGTGCCTGGCCATGGCCCGGGCCAACCTGATCAGTGTGGACATGGAGGGCATCATTCAGGAAGTGACCGGCTCAGAGCGAGCTGTGGCCAACCTGGTGGCTGTTGGTCCCATGTTGAAGGCCCTGCAGCACCTGGGGCTGCCTTTAGATCTTGACACAGACCTGCAGCCGCTGCTTTCGGGATTTCCCGGAGCAGTGCTCAAGAACAAGACTCTGCTCGAGCACTACCTGAAGGCCATTCGGATTGCCATCAAGAAATCTCAGGGATTCCCGGCGGCCGCGCCCCGACCCCTCTCGGTTGAAGAGAAACCCCTGCCGTCTGCTGATCCGGGCACACACCTGATGGCCATGGGCGGCACTGTGGCCGGCATGGTGCTGAGCCAGCTGGCCACAGCTGAACACCCGCTTTGCTATGTGGGCTTCCCCATCACCCCGGCCGGCAATCCCTTCTACGCCATGGCCGAGGCTTTTGCCAACGGCCATCCCTACATCTATGTTGATGAGATGAACCCCTCTGAAAAAGTTGCCGCCGAAAAACTCATTGGCATTGCCAGAACCGGAGGCATGCTGCCTGTGACCTTTACCGCCTCCCAGGGCTGGAGGTTGTTCACCGAGATTATTCCACAGTTTGTAGGCGCCAGACTCGAAGGAATCTTTCTCATTACCAAGCGGGCCCTGGCTGCCCCTGCTCTGAATATCGAAGAAAGTCATACAGATTTTATGAGCTTCCGGGACGACGGCGGCATCATGCTCGCCCCCAAGAGCGTACAGGAATACGTGCCAGCCCTATACCTGGCACGTTTGATGACTCACTTTGCCAAGCTGCCAGTCATTCTCTCCATAGGAGGCATCACCGACACTCACAAGATCGGCCTCATTCGAGTGCCTCCTGACCAGGCAGTGCGCAGCTGGCTTGCTGAGGTGTTGCAAGACTTCGACTTCCTGGAGCACAAACTCCTGAATCGTCAGGGGGACATCCTAGTGCACGGGCCCAGCGCCACTGCCGAATTCTACCAGGAAACCCAGTCTGAAGTGGAGCGAGCTCACAGGGCTGCCATGGAAGTGATGCCTTACGCGGTGCAGGCTGTAAAGAAGCTTACAGGCTACACCTTCGATGAGCTGGAGACGGCCGTTGCCGGCAGTGAAAAAGAAATGAGGACTGTCCTGGTTCTGCAGGGTTCCCTCTATCCCAATGCGGTCGAGGCGGTCCGCGAGCTGGAGGCAGCTGGCTGGCGAGGCCTGGGGTGTCTGTCGGTGCGCTGGTTCAACCCCTTCCCCACAGAAAAGCTGGCGCAGGCCCTGCGGCAGGTGGAGCGGATAATCGTCCTCGATCGTTCAAATAGCTTTGGCTCGGAGCCGCCGCTCGCCTCCCGGGTGCTCAACCTGCTGGTCCGCAGGGACCGGGGTGCCAGGCCCATTGTGCAACTCCTGGTGGGAGGTCTGGGCGGCAGGGAAATAACGGTGGCCGAAATGAAGGACATCTTGACCTTTGCCCACCTCATCCTGCACAGACCACAGTC
Protein-coding sequences here:
- a CDS encoding 2-oxoacid:acceptor oxidoreductase family protein, translating into MEITQYGFRKRMLDTLLTAQRGSRDAPAWQLSEVNPGISHLTTDHGRYRIGRKRVLGLGFSEYLLGAAYGYVWDNRAERTAKLDAELFNLLEREKTRGRFALIVQENPADEDHGVRLPLFTVFKSPSGKSFVLEFNEKGLSSEPMHAFLLLYGYVLAAAEFSISRYDADADFLELGSPNIVQRHSTERLRKHIAYRVKVTRELCNDCLICVTSCAEMKAVPSTKGTVLLGPAEAHCTNCGLCQQRCPLLTPVLKEEAALANASEVSGVQGGEPLIISGLQSAALVDWLAKSSDDPSANPLVQMEKAADIIWQPPGKAAVRLQQYSCQASETSLFPRPLLITSFSANGSSSSRTILRLHARAVVFLTTETGAMEAEMALAALKSGARVWGVVDPARRAAVVAGNIALQQLQANDHVHEEDSLEDLVSANEVDVVLTPFLERISKKVHTKMLERDGSTARIMAPQIFQAFTLANDPLLDELRQELLDIFSRHPEALEAEARLARSYLQDIEGSSAHIHARYRSMAMASGHSACPTCAELQVLAVPLYMAILFSLARGEVPEVTFTCETGCMSETLNKVKEVAQKVRGGRTVFGGGFAFGEAVAMAEEFGVKSGHLPKQRRYVVSQSGDGGSVIGLPAWLNALRQKAFLVPQRHANVLHFINITDTQVYSNTGGESSASSMLGMGTLTTPIGQFLLGNQRIQWNLINLAAEFPGILVGTGHSADKTDMQKFWHQADLMGRSAIRWDVTPCPETGKFFGEDPDRLAMIMAHAGMLPQVLFVGRLRKRTAPINPEDRFKPWMQWRNKPRPILSWLQHDRRYSALFHRDPHSGELQPRNAAVSLVVALLERYRDQLNLEIDLESRLVRQAEDQVETFFQHLQQQWQRNQHDLDLFPYRFLFDATGELKPEYRASLKHEMTEFILNGEALRQYQDARAAAAPKQSRLLQELHEHLQRIEPLLHTQEELPPEEKQVLEKIATLAEDLQECGQESLARIEAALQQTGDAAAATAEAAASAPANNGLYRVLDRLLEDRALAKQAEILQAAQAARLRHSFLEKGGLIQATSSAGDSLERAKLRGVIRELGPFAIAVASLAGERGIAINRIFSNLFTAKGAWAGMAWQFGSSKRGTPVLSATFVSAEPIERKDAMYSFPYFILTVTNYGDLKSNPELFFDNLDPEGYLIINSRKAPQDIREELLHSYDADLQQLVAQIAESPAPRAELAEWTSQTLYQMSYHSLPSEQQRQVRKCLAMARANLISVDMEGIIQEVTGSERAVANLVAVGPMLKALQHLGLPLDLDTDLQPLLSGFPGAVLKNKTLLEHYLKAIRIAIKKSQGFPAAAPRPLSVEEKPLPSADPGTHLMAMGGTVAGMVLSQLATAEHPLCYVGFPITPAGNPFYAMAEAFANGHPYIYVDEMNPSEKVAAEKLIGIARTGGMLPVTFTASQGWRLFTEIIPQFVGARLEGIFLITKRALAAPALNIEESHTDFMSFRDDGGIMLAPKSVQEYVPALYLARLMTHFAKLPVILSIGGITDTHKIGLIRVPPDQAVRSWLAEVLQDFDFLEHKLLNRQGDILVHGPSATAEFYQETQSEVERAHRAAMEVMPYAVQAVKKLTGYTFDELETAVAGSEKEMRTVLVLQGSLYPNAVEAVRELEAAGWRGLGCLSVRWFNPFPTEKLAQALRQVERIIVLDRSNSFGSEPPLASRVLNLLVRRDRGARPIVQLLVGGLGGREITVAEMKDILTFAHLILHRPQSGEKKMLKTLLHQDAHLQTMLEELAALQQRTIERHTRVPPHLRRASKVSSELQSRRRILVQLLGQKQYSKLLANYGAVGFVGAKEALGETELLKSTICRLEILAARKYLQAGTADPRRALILLHYSSEVEDWQLAAGTFRRLFEQQAAASGTITAKLLHSYSGKLARLDLPPNLLAAVPEEAALAATPVQPTDEQASSDTLSPAALETTAEDAGAADQQPQLSPSVGEMELIRSIMSQLVHEDAARGLCYNPEDFIRALSNLLINDSRSQLHDCAKSGNSQLVAAYHRLYEPFIYRTMHREILMQNLAPEIEKIFEGEGANAIELVLQGAMIEAQAKAAAELPADSLIQVGLQAVRAYLQQRVLPGQPKRPAFYLDYFTAVAEPELREKAREMLAQGLRRSTAAA